A genomic segment from Aegilops tauschii subsp. strangulata cultivar AL8/78 chromosome 1, Aet v6.0, whole genome shotgun sequence encodes:
- the LOC141021212 gene encoding ATP synthase subunit 9, mitochondrial-like, with amino-acid sequence MEVQAQVLRIINKKSKKEQRRKNVTRKVFSRLEMLEGAKSIGAGAATIALAGAVVGIGNVLSSLIHSVARNPSLAKQSFGYAILGFALTEAIALFAPMMAFLISFVFRSHKKL; translated from the coding sequence ATGGAGGTGCAGGCCCAAGTACTTCGAATCATCAACAAGAAATCCAAGAAAGAACAGCGAAGGAAAAACGTGACAAGAAAAGTGTTTTCTCGACTCGAGATGTTAGAAGGTGCTAAATCAATAGGTGCCGGAGCTGCTACAATTGCTTTAGCCGGAGCTGTTGTCGGTATTGGAAACGTCCTCAGTTCTTTGATTCATTCCGTGGCGCGAAATCCATCATTGGCTAAACAATCATTTGGTTATGCCATTTTGGGCTTTGCTCTCACCGAAGCTATTGCATTGTTTGCCCCAATGATGGCCTTTCTGATCTCATTCGTTTTCCGATCACATAAAAAGTTATGA
- the LOC120976709 gene encoding ATP synthase subunit alpha, mitochondrial produces MEFSPRAAELTTLLESRMTNFYTNFQVDEIGRVVSVGDGIARVYGLNEIQAGEMVEFASGVKGIALNLENENVGIVVFGSDTAIKEGDLVKRTGSIVDVPAGKAMLGRVVDALGVPIDGKGALSDHERRLVEVKAPGIIERKSVHEPMQTGLKAVDSLVPIGRGQRELIIGDRQTGKTAIAIDTILNQKQMNSRGTNESETLYCVYVAIGQKRSTVAQLVQILSEANALEYSILVAATASDPAPLQFLAPYSGCAMGEYFRDNGMHALIIYDDLSKQAVAYRQMSLLLRRPPGREAFPGDVFYLHSRLLERAAKRSDQTGAGSSTALPVIETQAGDVSAYIPTNVISITDGQIYLETELFYRGIRPAINVGLSVSRVGSAAQLKAMKQVCGSSKLELAQYREVAAFAQFGSDLDAATQVLLNRGARLTEMPKQPQYEPLPIEKQIVVIYADVNGFCDRMPLDRISQYEKAILSTINPELQKSFLEKGGLTNERKMESDASLKESTLPYL; encoded by the coding sequence ATGGAATTCTCACCCAGAGCTGCGGAACTCACGACTCTATTAGAAAGTAGAATGACCAACTTTTACACGAATTTTCAAGTGGATGAGATCGGTCGAGTGGTCTCAGTTGGAGATGGGATTGCACGTGTTTATGGATTGAACGAGATTCAAGCAGGAGAAATGGTGGAATTTGCCAGCGGTGTGAAAGGAATCGCCTTAAATCTTGAGAATGAGAATGTAGGTATTGTTGTCTTTGGTAGTGATACCGCTATTAAAGAAGGAGATCTTGTCAAGCGCACTGGATCTATTGTGGATGTTCCTGCGGGAAAGGCCATGTTAGGCCGTGTGGTCGACGCCTTGGGAGTACCTATTGATGGAAAAGGGGCTCTAAGCGATCACGAACGAAGACTTGTCGAAGTGAAAGCCCCAGGGATTATTGAACGTAAATCTGTGCACGAACCCATGCAAACAGGCTTAAAAGCAGTGGATAGCCTGGTTCCTATAGGCCGTGGTCAACGAGAACTTATAATCGGGGACAGACAAACTGGAAAAACTGCAATAGCTATCGATACTATATTAAACCAAAAGCAAATGAACTCAAGGGGCACAAATGAGAGTGAGACATTGTATTGTGTCTATGTTGCGATTGGACAAAAACGCTCGACTGTGGCACAATTAGTTCAAATTCTTTCAGAAGCGAATGCTTTGGAATATTCCATTCTTGTAGCAGCCACCGCTTCGGATCCTGCTCCTCTGCAATTTCTGGCCCCATATTCAGGGTGTGCCATGGGGGAATATTTCCGCGATAATGGAATGCACGCATTAATTATATATGATGATCTAAGTAAACAGGCGGTGGCATATCGACAAATGTCATTATTGTTACGCCGACCACCAGGCCGTGAGGCTTTCCCAGGGGATGTTTTCTATTTACATTCCCGTCTCTTAGAAAGAGCCGCTAAACGATCGGACCAGACAGGTGCAGGTAGCTCGACTGCGTTACCCGTGATTGAAACACAAGCTGGAGACGTATCGGCCTATATCCCCACCAATGTGATCTCCATTACAGATGGACAAATCTATTTGGAAACAGAGCTCTTTTATCGCGGAATTAGACCAGCTATTAATGTTGGCTTATCCGTCAGTCGCGTCGGGTCTGCCGCTCAGTTGAAAGCTATGAAACAAGTCTGCGGTAGTTCAAAACTAGAATTGGCACAATATCGCGAAGTGGCCGCCTTCGCTCAATTTGGGTCAGACCTTGATGCTGCGACTCAGGTATTACTCAATAGAGGTGCAAGGCTTACAGAAATGCCCAAACAACCACAATATGAACCACTTCCAATTGAAAAACAAATTGTTGTGATTTATGCTGATGTCAACGGCTTCTGTGATCGAATGCCACTAGACAGAATTTCTCAATATGAAAAAGCCATTCTAAGTACTATTAATCCTGAATTACAAAAATCCTTCTTAGAAAAAGGTGGCTTAACTAACGAAAGAAAGATGGAATCAGATGCTTCTTTAAAAGAAAGCACTTTGCCTTACCTGTGA